From a single Stomoxys calcitrans chromosome 4, idStoCalc2.1, whole genome shotgun sequence genomic region:
- the LOC106084419 gene encoding probable G-protein coupled receptor Mth-like 1, with translation MKMCAFTKENKNSLCTGGGKSIVVVKAETGQSRGLWTLFYALGIIITAIQLQRSPLPCQALVMMETPTPPMQQTNDNLAAATEYNNNSTYLTYPNRTTTTTISNNATNNVSPNSLLGRAQQKFLATNSLPAPSSAPQRMPPPRVLLNKCCHFGEYLDKTKTCVAGASDKWIPLIYLINRKDHFRPQGSSPKFITFQDNIFPISQARSDDDDNNDNSPDTVDCTVEDLVLFTGTDKFVIFSNGSLFLSERSVLMPPSRYCVDQQAALVCLPKPKHPEPLLKLKKCCGPHGIYDNQQKTCHFNASRNNILDLQLPENITYQTIYGFPECHEDSVKYAIAGDWSGSPLLSHTTGHLHLPNHQLNLSSSDYCLEKLRSNNETSPNEAVKVFACLHHFGVEKNDISSSNRRQIAALSFGLVISVIFLAATLVASYLMPSIHHVLHWRCQIYYVFCLFIGDFLLAFSQLFKPLILEVALCQIVASTMHFFFLAAFFWLNTMCFNIWWTFRDFRPSSLERNQELIRLRLYSAYAWGIPIIIAAIAACVNLVPDSPLLRPGFGEHSCWFNAEHLPIFAYFYGPVGILLSINIMLFISTTHQLTCGLWKRDDVKSTTEKTALGKVCLKLVVVMGVTWIVDVLSWIIGGPDSAWFVTDLVNALQGVFIFLVVGCQPQVWSACRRFCCPRSRQEITNTTNGVQHSSSSQGLPSMGACGGEITQNTSVHHNTTIGSNAGSIVAATGGSGRAGDGGGGVGVGNHTPATTAKMKIPMETVC, from the coding sequence atgaaaatgtgtgcgtttacaaaagaaaacaagaatAGTTTGTGTACAGGAGGAGGAAAAAGTATCGTAGTTGTAAAAGCCGAGACAGGCCAGTCCAGAGGATTATGGACTCTTTTCTACGCATTAGGCATCATAATCACCGCTATACAATTGCAACGAAGCCCACTGCCCTGTCAGGCTTTGGTTATGATGGAAACCCCAACACCACCAATGCAACAAACAAACGACAATTTGGCAGCTGCCACtgaatacaacaacaactccaCATATTTGACATATCCAAACcgaacaacgacaacaacaatatcaaATAATGCAACTAATAATGTATCACCCAACTCACTCCTTGGTAGAGCGCAACAAAAGTTTTTAGCAACAAACTCACTACCGGCACCCTCATCGGCGCCTCAACGCATGCCACCACCCCGTGTACTATTGAATAAGTGTTGCCACTTTGGGGAATATCTGGACAAAACGAAAACCTGCGTGGCCGGAGCTTCTGACAAATGGATACCATTAATTTATCTGATAAACCGTAAAGATCATTTTCGGCCTCAGGGCTCCAGTCCGAAATTTATAACATTTCAGGATAACATCTTTCCTATAAGTCAGGCTCGGAGTGATGACGACGATAACAATGATAATTCTCCGGACACTGTAGACTGTACTGTAGAGGATTTAGTTTTGTTTACTGGAACCGATAAATTTGTGATATTCTCGAATGGTTCGCTTTTTCTCTCGGAACGTAGTGTCCTCATGCCACCCTCTCGTTATTGTGTTGACCAACAAGCGGCCTTGGTGTGCTTGCCGAAGCCAAAACATCCAGAGCCTTTGCTAAAGCTTAAGAAATGTTGTGGGCCCCATGGCATATATGACAATCAACAGAAAACCTGCCACTTCAATGCCTCGCGCAACAATATTCTGGATTTGCAGCTACCAGAAAATATCACGTATCAGACGATCTATGGCTTTCCCGAATGTCATGAGGATTCAGTGAAATATGCCATTGCGGGTGATTGGTCTGGTTCTCCACTACTCTCCCATACAACGGGTCATTTGCATTTGCCTAACCATCAATTGAATCTAAGTTCATCCGATTATTGTTTGGAAAAATTACGCTCGAATAATGAAACCTCGCCCAACGAAGCAGTAAAGGTTTTTGCATGTTTACATCACTTTGGAGTGGAGAAAAACGATATCAGCTCCAGTAATAGGCGCCAAATAGCGGCTTTAAGTTTTGGTCTAGTCATATCAGTGATATTTCTGGCTGCCACTCTGGTGGCCAGTTACTTAATGCCCTCCATCCATCATGTTCTGCATTGGAGATGTCAAATCTATTATGTCTTCTGTTTGTTTATTGGTGACTTTCTTTTAGCTTTTAGTCAGTTATTTAAGCCATTGATTTTGGAGGTGGCCCTGTGCCAAATAGTAGCTAGTACCATGCATTTCTTTTTTCTGGCGGCCTTCTTTTGGCTTAACACCATGTGTTTCAATATCTGGTGGACATTCCGTGATTTCCGTCCCAGCTCGCTGGAGAGAAATCAGGAGCTGATACGTTTAAGACTCTACTCGGCCTATGCCTGGGGTATACCTATTATTATAGCCGCCATAGCTGCGTGTGTTAATTTGGTTCCCGATTCACCTCTATTACGACCTGGTTTTGGAGAACACAGCTGCTGGTTCAACGCTGAACATTTGCCCATATTCGCCTATTTCTATGGACCCGTTGGTATTTTACTAAGCATCAATATAATGCTCTTTATATCGACCACCCATCAGCTGACCTGTGGTCTCTGGAAACGAGATGATGTTAAATCGACCACTGAGAAAACAGCCTTGGGCAAAGTTTGTCTAAAACTCGTCGTGGTTATGGGTGTCACCTGGATTGTGGATGTCTTGTCATGGATTATCGGTGGCCCTGATAGTGCCTGGTTTGTCACCGATCTTGTCAATGCCCTACAAGGTGTCTTCATATTTCTTGTGGTGGGCTGTCAACCTCAGGTATGGTCTGCCTGCCGGCGTTTCTGTTGTCCCCGCTCGCGCCAAGAGATTACCAATACCACAAATGGtgttcaacattcttcttcatccCAGGGCTTACCTTCGATGGGAGCATGTGGTGGTGAAATAACGCAAAATACTTCAGTTCATCATAATACAACAATTGGCAGCAATGCTGGCAGTATAGTCGCCGCAACAGGAGGATCAGGGAGAGCAGGAGATGGGGGcggtggtgttggtgttggtaaCCATACCCCAGCCACAACCGCAAAAATGAAAATTCCCATGGAGACTGTATGCTAA